DNA sequence from the Sphingomonas sp. genome:
CGAAAAATACGGCATCAGCGCCCGCGCGCGCTACACATGGCGCTCCAGCTATGTCTCGACGGACTCGTTCTTCTTCGGCCTGCCACGGATCAACGCTGCCCGAGGGCAGCTCAACGCCAGCATCAACTACGATCTGACCCGCAACATCAACATCGGTGTCGAAGGGATCAACCTCACCGGTTCGGATGCCAACCAGTTCTGCGTCAACAACAATGCGCTGCTGTGCTTCCAGGGGCTCACGGACCGTCGGGTGACTGCCGGGATGAGCGTGAGATTCTAGGCGCTCTGCCGTTCATCGGAGAGCCTTTCGCTTCGGCTGCCTCGCTTGCGGGTTGAGAGAAACTGGAATTTCGCCGGCACAGTGTTTAGGGAAATTGGTATAGACCGAGGAATAACCTGCGGAGTTTTGTGCGGCCATGGCAAGCAAAAGACTGTTCCAATCCGTTGCAGCCCAGATCGCCGATATGATTGATGCGGGAGCCTATCCTGCCGGGACGCGTTTGCCGGGCGAGCGCGAACTGGCCGAAAAGCTTGGTGTCAGCCGCGTGACCATCAGGGAGGCGGAAATCGCCTTGCAGGCGATCGGCAGGCTCGAGATCAAGACTGGCTCAGGCGTTTACGTATGCCAGAGCAAGCCCGCCCACAGCGCGACGCTCCCGAAGGCAAGCGCGTTCGAGGTGACCGAGGCGAGGTTGTTGATCGAGTCGGAATCGGCTGCCCTGGCTGCCCACAACATCTCCGACGAGGGAATTGTCCGGCTTGGCGAGTTGATCGAAAAAATGCAGTCGGGCGACGAGGAAGCGGCGAACGAGGCGGACGAGCAGTTCCATCTTACGATCGCCGAAGCGTCGAACAATGCGGTCATGCTTCACACGATCAAATCGCTCTGGCGAATGCGAGAGGAGATACAGGAGGTCAAAGCCACTTACGA
Encoded proteins:
- a CDS encoding FadR family transcriptional regulator — protein: MASKRLFQSVAAQIADMIDAGAYPAGTRLPGERELAEKLGVSRVTIREAEIALQAIGRLEIKTGSGVYVCQSKPAHSATLPKASAFEVTEARLLIESESAALAAHNISDEGIVRLGELIEKMQSGDEEAANEADEQFHLTIAEASNNAVMLHTIKSLWRMREEIQEVKATYEAVCIHDAESRTEEHRAIFEALKARDPAGARKAMREHFHRLLESMLVATEKRALEEVQQQASQSRERFLVAAKAR